The Thermovirga sp. DNA segment ACCCTTGCTGATCGCGTTGAGCGGCGTGGCCACGTCCCTGATCCTTTGCAGGGCGGCTTCGACATCGCGGCTGACCTTGTTGATGCCTACCACGAATATTATCCGGTTCCTCGCCCAGGCCATGGCAGCCACGCGGTTGCCCGTTCCGTCGATGTTCACCAGTTTCCCGTTCAGGGTGACGCCGTTGGAGCTGGAGAGGAAGATGTCACTGGTGATCTCATCCTCCAGCCTCTGGGACTTGTCTTCCGGCGCCAGCGACGGATCCCAATGTTCGAATATCTTGCATCCCCTTGCCTGGAGAGTCTCGAACAACCCCAACTCGCGGATGGTGGATGACCCGGGGACCCCTACGACCGACCCCTCGGGAACAAGTTCCAGCACCTTTTTGACGGCTTCTTCGGAGGTCGGCGCATAACCCGCCTTGAACCCGTTGGCCTCCAGGGCCTTCACCACGCTGCTGCCGAGATGCTCATTGTAGATCCTTCTTACCTCGAGGTTCTTCTCCTGGGCCGAGTTCATAGGCATTACCCCTTTCAGC contains these protein-coding regions:
- a CDS encoding LUD domain-containing protein, which produces MNSAQEKNLEVRRIYNEHLGSSVVKALEANGFKAGYAPTSEEAVKKVLELVPEGSVVGVPGSSTIRELGLFETLQARGCKIFEHWDPSLAPEDKSQRLEDEITSDIFLSSSNGVTLNGKLVNIDGTGNRVAAMAWARNRIIFVVGINKVSRDVEAALQRIRDVATPLNAISKG